The following nucleotide sequence is from Zingiber officinale cultivar Zhangliang chromosome 10A, Zo_v1.1, whole genome shotgun sequence.
AAATCAAGTCACGCAGACTCAACGTTATCCAgcctaattaattattattattttttaagacCAGCAACTAGTTTGGACTTGAATATATGGCAGAACACTTAACATGCAGATTGATAGAGATTGTATGGGCTTGAACAAGCTCCTGataaagtttatttatgttagataATGGATAGCACTGTGTATGCATTAGATGATTCAATTGGAATTTAACCATGGTGGCAACATAAAATTGGAATTTAACCATGCTTTTGCACTGTGTTGATAATATGTTTATCATGGGCAGGGATGTGTATTGACAGTTTGAAGAAGACATTAGGAATTCTTTTGAGATGAAGGATTTGGAAGAGGCAAAAGAAACGGCGGGCATTCAACTTTCTTATGATATAAGAGCTAAGAAGTTATCGATGTTGCAAGAGATGTATTCCAAAATGTTCTTAGGAACTTCAGCTAAACAAAGTGAAAAATATTTGTTCTCCAATTGGAATATACTTCAAGAAGAATTTATAGAAGTTTTCCCTCTATGGATTGACAGAACAACGAAAAGAAGTATATTTTTCGTAGTCCAGTTTTTGGGTGTCTGAATGTTATGCTATTTACAGGATTTGATGTTGCATGTGCAATTATTGTTATTAACAGATTTCTTTAGAAAAGTGCAACAGAAAGTAATGAAGTGGATTCCTACATGTATCAAATACTAATCTTATTTTTGCTTTGGAGGTGGCCCTGAACTACAATATTGAGAAGAGATGCAAAATGCAAAATCTGACCACGAATACAGACATTAGGAGGTATGCATTTTTTACTGAATTCTGCAGAGGTAACATTTTTTTCACAACACAAGTAGCAAAAGTGTTCTCTTTCAACTACAGAAGCTGAGTGCGTTGCAATTACATATATTTGCCAAGAGATGAAATGAATGAAGATTTTTTTTTGTAAGGATTGGATTTTAAGCAAGACAATAACGTCATGTCATAAGCCATCcatccaagtaaaaaaaatcacaACTTATCAGTTTCGTACAACCTGAGGTGTATTGAAATTGAGGTTCGTCTTATGTTGTTTATGCATGTCCTGACAACATTTCAGACGATAAATTGTGTGCTGAGTTGGTTACCTTGAGCACAGGGCTCTCAGATGGGTGACCAGCTTAAGTTCTTGAGTGTAGACCACGAGTTGGCGTTGCTGCAAGATGCTCTATTCATCCTTGCATATTCTCCCTGAAGTATCTCTGTCATGCCAACCGCAAGTTCATATAAATACCCTGATCACAGAATTTTACCTCAATTATCAATGAATTGCATAGCTAACATTGAATTGTTAAGTCAAAGTAAGCTTTAACCCAGTACTTGAACAAGAATGCAGAGGTTTAaattaagatatatatatatatatatatatatatatatatatatagaaatgataTGCTGCGGACAAAGCCGTGCGAACCGCTGCGGACttgccttcctgatcggtcaccagtccgatcagggaacctcctgatcggtctgtagaccgatcagaaaatgatcggttccctgatcggtctggtgaccgatcaggaagacaTGTCCGCAGCGGTCCACTCGGCTTTGTCCGCAGCATAtcatttctgtatatatatatatccaaccAAAAGTAAACTATTAAATCTCAATTAGTaatatatgaaaaaatatataggaTGGAAAGAAAAACATAAAATGGGAAGAACTGTGAACAATGATGACATAGGAAACTAGCTTGTTAGAATAAGACCGTACCACCAAGCCCCAAGCATGTGATATATaatgagtttcaatgtttgaacCATGTTTAAGTTAGACACTTATTGTAATTTGCTATGGTGTGTCAAGTGTGTAGGATGCTAGGCATGGAAAGTCCACGAAGGACGGGACCACTCTTGCAGAAAAGGTCTCACCAGGTCAAATGACAAGTTGCTAGGCAGTGAAGACGCGAAGACAAGGAGACTCTAGGCATGAAAGCCCATAAGCATGGCACGAAGGCCATCTGGAATAAACTAACAGAAAGTAAGACTTAGTGAGAATGAGAGTGATTATAACCGCGGAACAAAGGTAGAACTCAAAGAAATGCAGACTTGATCATTAGAATAATCGAGTCACAGTACAACAGTCGACTATGCACGTGAGGAAGTGACAACCCCTTAATTTGGTTTAATCTAGATTTGTGGTATGGTGTCTGTTGATTACGAGATATCAATCAATCACCTGAGAATACCACAAATGTCCAATACGATCACCACAAATGTCCAATCCGATCTGTGGTTTAGTTTTGGTCGACTAATGGTCAAAAGTCAGTCAATTGATGAAACCATAGAGACATTCTTTGAcataaagcaaagaaaaaaattTGTCAGACGACTGTGGCTAATTCAGTGCAAACAGAAGATATTCTGGTCGAGCATGGAAGTCAACTGAAGACAAACTCAAGCAAACAAAAAGTTCGAGATTCAATGTGAGTCGAATGGAAATAAACTCGAGGGATCGGAAAGTTCAGGAGTTGACCATTGAAGTCAACTGTAGTCAACAATCGACTGAGATGTCACACATGTCTAACGATTTTCTTAAAGGGCTGCAAGTTGAAAAGAACAATAATATACAGAGAACAAACTCCTCATGAAACAACTCTTAATTGTCATCCAAACAAACAACACTTAACCTTCATCACATAAGTAGAGAGACTTTCGCAACTACATCTATAACTCTGCTGTGTTTTCGTTTCTTATTTATTTCTCATATTTTTATCCTTTTGTCTTTGCACTATTCAAATGTACATTTGTAAAACAAGACAAGATCGAAAGTTATAAGAGATTTCTCTACCTTCGATAATGTTGAAAAGGAGAAAAGTAGACTTTCAGACTAATCAACTAATGAAACATACGTAGTGGATGTAGCAACCCTGAGGGTTGTGAATCATATTAAATCAATGTGCTTGtgtccaaggtttaaaatttcgacccgtgtcgaggtttcggtcctagaccggaacgatacggtttcggtaccgTATCGTGTCGTGCcaatatagtttcggtatttttttaaatataaaatatactaattaaaaactaaaatatttaacataaatatttaaaaaataaacaagataaaaaataatcttttaaaaaaggaaaagatatgacaataaataaataaataaaaattttattataatttttaaattaaaataaatgaaatataaaattaattagataattttattagggtttaataaagtctctttagattatctgcaccataactaggagttgattaaaaaaattaacctaagtttaattaaaaaaatctaaaatccgACAACACTCGTGAGCCCACACGACTTCGGTGCTGTCACAGGGTTGCGTGACCAGCCATGGCCGCGGGGATCACATGACTCCTTCGGCGCGACCACGTTGGTTGTGCGGCCCCTCTACAGTGAGCGCAGGGTCACACGATGCCTCCACGGCGGTAGCGGAAAGGTTATGCGACCTTTCCGCTACTGTTGCAGGATCGAGCGACCCCTCTGCTATGACCACGAGGTCGCGCAACACGTCGCACCTGTCGTGGGTCTGGTGCCGGGGTCATGCCAGTGTCGGTCACCGAGCGAAATGAGACGTTTCGCCCGTTTCGACCGTTTCAGCACGGCACTTTAAACCATGCTTGTGTCTCTTTCATGACCATTTTGTCTCTATAATTGTTGCAATTTTTCGCTGCACACTAATATTTTATATAGATAACAATAAAAGCAGCAATCGACTATTCAACCCCTCCCCTAGCACGATATTGATCCTATAGGTGTGTCAATCAAAACCATCATACTAAACAAGTCTAAGGCTTACACTCTTAAATTTCACAAGTCATAGTAAAAGTGTAAGGGATGAGTTTAACATAAGGATAAACACCATGATCAACTGATCAAGTAGTTGGAGCAAAAGTGTCACTGAACCTTACCGGTTATATAATGCACAAAAACAACCATCTTCCCTCATGCATTCCGCTTTCGAGCTACTCTGACTTGGAGAATGAGATGCACCTCTTTTTTAAATATTGATCTCAACTCTTCATTGGCTTCAATGCCAATTCTCCTGTTCCCATGAGAAAAAAaagtaagcatataacaagttTGTTTGTTGCAGCAATAACTTGATGGGAGATTTCATCAAAAtcagaaagataaaaaaaaaataaagaataccaAAAGAAAGTTGATGatacaatttcaaaaattgtcAAAAACTAATTACAATCCACCTAAACAATCGATAAGGCAAAATGGAGAGTGGTCAGTGAAAGAATACCCAATTTTAGAGCCATTTTTTCCAACAATGATTTGGCGGTGGCTTTGTTTTGGTGTAATAAAGTGTTGCTCTATCCTAAGAGAGCCATCTCTCAGTTCCTTCCAATCCATTAGCCGGTGTTCAATAACATAAGGAATTTCCTGAAATAAAAGGTATCTTAGCAACTCACTAACAAGAAGACTTGCACCTTCACAATACATTTCAATGATACCTGATGAATATAATTTAGCATCTTTTCTCGTACAACTTCTAATGATATGGTTTTCATCATTTCTTCAGTCATAGCTGTGGGTTCTTCGTCCCAAGGCCTATTAACTGCCTGCATATGGCAGTAATAAGAATTCTCAGATAATAAATCCACAAGTTTAGTTAACCATCTGATATAAAATCAAGTGgctattttaacttaaactttggAAAAAAGAAATGTTAGTATGCCACCTGGCATGGGACACAAGTTGTAATATTCaacaaaattttgaaatcttCCCACATTAATGAAACATATCTCCAAGTCCTTCAGAACAACATACGAAAGCCTTTTTCCAAATACCAGGAATCTTTATATCCTGCATTGCTTAACATAATGATCATCATAACCCTTTTCAGCCCCTATCAAAGAACTTATATATCAGTCCCTTGGAACCTAAATTACTAAGTGGTCCCCACAGATATTCCTCAGTAGTTCAATATTCTCAAATCACCATACTGTTTTTAAGTCCTTTAGAAACACATGTGAAAGCCCTTTTCCAAATTCCAGGATACAAGCCAACAAGATTCCTATATCCTACATTGTTTGACATGATGATCACCACAACACTTTTTCAACAGGTATCACAAAAATTATCAGTTCATTAGGAACCTAAATTATTCAGTGGTTCCAACAGATTCCTCAGCAATTCAATTATTCTCAAGTCACCTTATTATTATTTTAGCTTCGAGAGAATGCAACAAACCATTCTTGACAAGGCATGTTTTCACTCTAATTGCTCCATTCTCAAGTTTCTAAAATTGGAAGACCTAGCAACTGTATACACAAAATGTAATCAATCATTCAAACCCCAAAAGATACAGTTAAAATGTAATTTAAGACAACTTCTATCCTTCCAGATAGTATAGTTTTATCtaggaatttaaataaaatagGAAAGTAACTCAATACCTGATCCATCAGATATTGGACAAGGTCTTTGACTCCAGAACCACTTAATCCAGATATCATAAAATACCTGAAAGAAATGAGATATATCAAGTGAAAAAATAGAACAATTTCCTTGAACATCCAACCCAAGGAGAATTGACAACTGCCTTTCATATCCAGGAAGATCTTCAAATTCTTTTGCAACTTTCAGCAAATTTTTTTTGTCTTCTACAAGATCAACTTTGTTCATGCATAACACCCGCTTTTGTGTTGACTGAACCTGTTGTCCTAGGCGTTTAACCAAATTTATCACTCTATTGTCAGGCCTGTATTTACACACAAATAGAAGAAAAGTTCATCACGAGCTGAATATCAATTCATTCCTACCAGGGAATAATTCTTGTTCTTAtgtaaaaatccaataagatatATACAGATTAATAAATCCATAAATAAGTTACCAAGAAGTTGAAGTTTTTGACAAAAAAGAATATCTAGGTCAAGTCTTTTCTATGAAATGTCAAACATGGTTGGCTAGGTAACCTTTTTCTCAGCAAGCAAGACAAGATATATATTACCATTGATGACTAACTAGGTGTACGGTGATGTGCTAAGAGAGATAAAAGAGACCTAAATAATCTTCATTATAATCAATTAAAAGATGGAATGTCATTGATTTAGTTTTATAGCCAACCCAAATGATAGCACATTCCTTCCTTTTGTTATGTATTTTACTCTTGTGAAAAGAAATTTACTCATTCACAAGAAGTCACacataaagaaaaaaaacttGATTTGTTAGTATGATAGCTTACACTGTCAAATGCCGATGTACATCAAATAACACAATCAGAAGGTCGTATAGATCAATGGAACTCCAAGCACTCTCCACGCGAACCTTGACATCTGACCTGTAGGGGTATCCATGATGCCCTATCATGAGACCTGGAGTATCAAACAAACACTATGGAGATGTTTGTTAGTACAATGGGTTCAGATATTGATATAATGCCCACAGTAATCAAATACTTTTCAAGCTTGCTTCATGGATTGAGATAGATACTTCCAGTGCTATCTACTGCAAGATGAATAGACGAAATtccaaatacaacaccaaaaaacATTCAAAATTTGCAACAATCAGTGAAACAGTCTTGAATGCACTTTTTTTCCCATTTGTTACCTGACATTCTTGATGGAAGCAACAGCAACAAAGTGCTTGAAAtgtggttttaaaaattattaaaaaattacttCTTTGTCAATATATTACAACAGGTATTTGTTAAACTTCTAGTGGTAATATATAAAATCTTGCACAATGAATATATATCTGGTCCATTTCATAATCAATAAGGATATCAAATTTAAACGAACCAATTTTATAgggtcaaaaagaaaaaaaaaacaattgttCATTAATCAGTACCACCATGCTCAATGCTAAGTATTCCAATTCCTGGTTTTAAAATTTTCCCTATATTACTTTATTATTCTTATGATATATGCTCTACATTGATCATTTAAGCAGAGCACACCAAACCTTTTACACATCCCTTGGTAGTTGTTAAACCTTTTATTCTATCCAAAATAGAATTAGGAGGTGTTTAACAGCATTATTGGAAGGGATCCTAGTCGCTCCTGCCCCGAATGAAAAATTGTCTCATGTCATTTAGTGTTGGGATATCTCATGGTCAATTTCTATCCACTGATCTCCAAAGCATTAATTGTTACAAAAGAGCTACATGAAGAGGAAATATTACATTTTGAGGATGTTCAAGGAAACAGATCCAGTGGATTCATTGATAGCGATCTAACTACAGGTCTAATCTTGCAATATTACAAGCCAAAACCATGGTCTTTACACAAGCAGGCTAGCATGACCAATTAAATCACAGAACATTACATTGGGAATCATATGAAAGTCAAAATTTGAATCCATGCATAGAATTTCAGTTTGTCAACAGCCAACTTGATTTCAGCCTGTGATTATTCAAGCAACAGAAAATGAAGTCATTCACGTGTGACAAAATCCCTTCCAGAACATAGTAATTGCTATagttaataatatattttttccttatttAATTTCCATTACATgcagtttgaaaaaaaatttcatgtaataacttaaagaaatattattgtaagcataaacattctcataatcAAATCTACCTATCCAGTATCCACTCCAAATGCTCCTAGACCATTTATACACTCCAATTCTAAATGAAAAAGGTATAAAAATATGCACCCACTAGCATATGGTGGAAAACCTAGCTAACAGTGCTTGCTTCAAAACTCACCACTAACACCTGGTGTAGTGAATTTCTGATGTGTTTCATATATAGTTTTTGATATTGTTTTGCATGCATTTTGTTTCATCGCATGAGCATATTTTGCATACTTTCATTCTTTTGCATCGTTTTAATTCGTTTAATTCAAAGAACTGCTCTTTGTGCTTTTTGATTAATTGACACGTCTTGAAACCAAAACTTTATTGAAGTAAAAAGGCCTTGGAAAGAGAGTCCACAGCAAAAAAAACACACTCTGGCCATGTCCCCTGACACGGGCGTGCTCCTGTAGCAGGCCGTGGAGGTTACAGAGCCTAACACGAGCTAGTTGTACCCCCTTCTGTCATAGATCAGCCTTAGTCAACCTCCGACATGCCCAAGCCATGCCCCCTACACAGTCGTGCCACCCTACAAGTCATGCCACCCTACAGCCGATGAGAAGATTTTCTCAAGCCGGGCACGGTCAAGCCATGCCACTAAGCATGGATGTGTCCAACCCCTTTCCTACACACCCAACAACCGACACAACCAGGCCGTGCCAGCCGACACGGTCAAGCCGTGAGTGGCGCCCCAATTTTTTTGGAAAGATTTAATGGTTTTTATCAGTTCTTAGGACTATAAAAAGCCCTATGAGACTCTTGTTTCGGGAAGGAGATGTTTTCCCCATGATAGAAAACCCTAGGAGAGTCGTTTCCAATGAGCCATAAAAATTTCCGTCCACCGTAGAGCTTGGGGTTCTTCCGAAGACACCGACAAGATCACGactaagctttctcttctcttttctctttaatTCTAATTGTAGAATGCCATCTTCTCTCTCttttggttgtaactccatctccaTAGAGTAGTGCTCTTAATTCTAGGATAAGAGAATAGTCCAACGTATTGTTGACATTCGTTTTATATATCTATTTGTCTTTCTTTGTCATATGATGTGTTTTCCCATGATCCGGCTTTATTACGCATATATGATCATGATGCTAATCGTGCATCTTCATATCCCACGAAATGTGGAGAAATGAAAGGTGAGCCCAACTCTCCGACTCATAAAGGCTGAGACGTGACGGAGTATTCATGAAAGTAGTCCAAGACCTCACGAGAGCACTATTGGCTATCACAGAGCCTAATGTGTTTACCCCGATTCAGCATCATGAAGTAGGTGATAGCACCTAGAGGACCGTGGTGCATTGTGATAGAAGCCtctcagagagagagagagagatcgctTTAGTAAGCACGTTGGTATAATTCCAAAAATTTATACTAGTTATCTCGGGATAAACCACCTGCATGAGTATAAACATTAATGTAAGAGAGTGAATAGTATTTAGAGTGCCAACAGTCGTCATAGCGAAATCGAAATCCTATAATTGCTCCCCAAGATCGAATTTCTCCTAAGACTTCTCGTGTTTTCTCAATTTGTTTTGTTTCTTTCTCAACTCTTGCGATTTTCAATCGTCTAGATAACCTGCTTCAGGTACTCGATTTTGGGATCGaccttttattacttgacgataacCATGCACTTACGGTTTTTACCCATTAGTTTCATATATGGCTAGCCCCAAGATCATTTCATTCAGTTGTGATGATATAAATGAGATAAGACGAGCTTGGATTTGCATAAATAATGTGAACTAAATTAGGATTCACATTATTGttacaacaataagatagaccAATTCATCAACAAGGAAAATAAGACAGATAATAATATGATAAAATAAGACGTAGACAAATAAGAATATCATTTGACATTCTAACACTAGAAGAGTGAGAAAACGATGATACATACTATTTGGGTATTTCCTTTTGTCATCACTCCCAAAATTTCAT
It contains:
- the LOC122027025 gene encoding GTP-binding protein ERG-like, which gives rise to MKGLRAISRVLSSSPSPPPPLFQILSPHLARSSLSRFFASGTQSQSQSPADTDSDAERPSADFDSSEFSLFSSTPSAPLRPIWDEAYRAKADAALFQKREASRSLIQPDVIEEDQKTERATRLARALLEAALEPPDDAEEENMAVKEEDQRSLSVGVIGAPNAGKSSLTNFMVGTKVAAVSRKTNTTTHEILGVMTKGNTQICLFDTPGLMIGHHGYPYRSDVKVRVESAWSSIDLYDLLIVLFDVHRHLTVPDNRVINLVKRLGQQVQSTQKRVLCMNKVDLVEDKKNLLKVAKEFEDLPGYERYFMISGLSGSGVKDLVQYLMDQAVNRPWDEEPTAMTEEMMKTISLEVVREKMLNYIHQEIPYVIEHRLMDWKELRDGSLRIEQHFITPKQSHRQIIVGKNGSKIGRIGIEANEELRSIFKKEVHLILQVRVARKRNA